One Bradyrhizobium zhanjiangense DNA segment encodes these proteins:
- a CDS encoding electron transfer flavoprotein subunit beta/FixA family protein, whose amino-acid sequence MHNVVCIKQVPDSAQIRVHPVTNTIMRQGVPTIINPYDLFALEAALELRDRFGGKITVLTMGPPSAEDSLRKALTYGADRAVLLTDRCFAGSDTLATTYALATAIRKIDKEYGPTNLIFTGKQTIDGDTAQVGPGIAKRLGVLQLTYVAKVRSLDLANHTIEAERRSEGGVQVLHTRLPCLITMLEATNQIRRGAMADALRAARAQIVKWSAHDAGIEDVSKCGLKGSPTVVKRVFAPSARAEKAALVEAAEQPAQALIDAIFKRQPKLEADLAALVREA is encoded by the coding sequence GTGCACAATGTCGTCTGCATCAAACAGGTTCCGGACTCGGCGCAGATCCGCGTGCACCCCGTGACTAATACAATCATGCGTCAGGGAGTGCCGACCATCATCAACCCATATGACCTCTTCGCGCTCGAGGCCGCGCTGGAGCTGCGCGATCGGTTCGGCGGCAAAATTACCGTGCTTACAATGGGACCGCCATCGGCGGAAGATTCTTTGCGAAAGGCGCTGACTTATGGCGCCGATCGCGCCGTCCTACTCACCGATCGCTGCTTTGCGGGCTCCGACACCCTGGCAACAACGTATGCACTTGCAACAGCCATCCGAAAAATTGATAAGGAATATGGCCCGACAAACCTCATCTTCACGGGAAAGCAGACCATCGACGGCGATACGGCGCAAGTTGGGCCCGGCATCGCAAAGCGGCTGGGCGTACTGCAGCTAACTTACGTTGCGAAGGTCAGATCCTTAGATCTCGCCAACCATACAATTGAAGCGGAACGACGCTCCGAAGGTGGTGTCCAGGTGCTGCACACGAGGCTGCCCTGTCTCATCACCATGCTGGAGGCAACGAATCAGATTCGGCGCGGCGCGATGGCGGATGCCTTGCGTGCCGCGCGTGCCCAAATCGTGAAATGGAGCGCGCACGATGCCGGCATCGAAGACGTCTCCAAATGCGGCCTCAAGGGATCGCCGACCGTCGTCAAGCGAGTGTTCGCTCCCTCTGCGCGGGCTGAGAAGGCGGCGCTGGTTGAGGCCGCCGAGCAACCGGCGCAAGCGCTGATAGACGCGATTTTCAAGCGTCAACCGAAGCTCGAAGCTGATCTTGCAGCACTCGTCCGCGAGGCTTGA
- a CDS encoding GFA family protein, with translation MTSQAPRFTPGQPPQICCEYLTEQARALFGPHPFAAEMSQHQVASLLPEYLAMSQAFPYLQAGSQKDLIFDAMNHNRDLARDVELTSVVANFICWDETGGYGQILRGGKAALPDILVTENFHSNLFRKDASQLLGNAIRPNYSATTKRYLHSLYAGLSSKDPLVRCAYMVAFELHAADMIQSLWTTLVKTFKARPDDLEYFRSHVGGEDPAEKYHGEMTSRLIGDLVPADRNDRFLDEFDRAYRLNLQWCRDLLRIVSLHDNQSEVEHHGRCHCGSVKFYVQAPRELFAVRCNCSICQMSGFLHLLVPGKKLGIECGEEFLTAYQFNKNIARHTFCRVCGVKPFYRPRSNPSGFSVNIRCLDNRTIERITISEFDGEHWDQAFRSMHQDLESCVEDKTLE, from the coding sequence ATGACATCTCAAGCGCCTCGATTTACGCCCGGTCAGCCTCCGCAGATATGCTGCGAGTATTTGACTGAGCAAGCGCGAGCCCTGTTCGGCCCGCATCCGTTCGCTGCGGAAATGTCCCAGCACCAGGTCGCTAGCCTGCTGCCTGAATATCTGGCCATGTCACAGGCGTTCCCGTACCTGCAGGCGGGGTCGCAAAAGGATCTCATATTCGATGCAATGAATCACAATCGAGATCTTGCGAGGGACGTTGAACTAACCAGCGTGGTCGCAAATTTCATCTGTTGGGATGAGACGGGTGGTTATGGCCAAATTCTCCGGGGCGGAAAGGCGGCGCTACCCGATATACTGGTGACTGAAAACTTCCACTCGAACCTGTTTAGAAAGGATGCGTCGCAACTACTCGGCAACGCAATACGGCCCAACTACAGCGCCACGACTAAGCGGTACCTGCATTCTCTCTATGCCGGATTGTCATCGAAAGATCCCTTAGTGCGTTGTGCCTACATGGTCGCTTTTGAGCTACACGCTGCGGACATGATCCAGTCGCTATGGACCACTCTGGTCAAAACCTTTAAGGCGCGGCCTGACGATCTTGAGTACTTCCGTAGCCATGTCGGCGGAGAAGATCCCGCGGAGAAGTATCACGGAGAAATGACAAGCCGGCTGATTGGCGACCTTGTCCCGGCTGACCGTAATGATCGCTTTTTGGATGAATTCGATCGAGCCTATCGGCTCAACTTACAGTGGTGCCGCGATCTGCTCCGAATTGTCTCACTTCATGATAATCAGTCGGAGGTCGAACACCATGGCCGTTGTCATTGTGGTTCTGTTAAGTTCTACGTCCAAGCGCCGCGAGAGCTCTTTGCAGTTCGATGCAATTGCTCAATCTGTCAAATGTCTGGATTTCTGCACTTGCTCGTACCTGGCAAAAAGCTTGGTATTGAGTGCGGCGAAGAATTCCTCACGGCGTACCAGTTCAACAAGAACATCGCTCGGCACACGTTTTGCCGGGTGTGTGGCGTAAAGCCATTCTATAGGCCGCGGTCGAACCCGTCCGGATTCAGCGTAAATATTCGATGCCTGGATAACAGGACCATCGAACGCATAACAATAAGCGAGTTCGATGGCGAGCATTGGGACCAAGCATTCCGCTCGATGCACCAGGACCTGGAGTCCTGCGTCGAAGATAAAACCCTGGAGTGA
- a CDS encoding 2OG-Fe(II) oxygenase has protein sequence MARAMNHKPRLLSEEALTKYRIELLVKGTVVIGPQILFTQDELAKIDQLQAEIPEEEVREGDAGDSHNVFVKRVRIDPPGRAPSNASGAAPGQIMELLERKDRSFALRKILGATSDYVIRRCQMHRMPPGSFVGIHLDAASDPDFEYSVIVQLARDFEGGEFVVYPSGYEHQVYRPPFGAVLVTTCRVQHEVKPVLTGERRSLVYFCSKRSGANRRIIESSTAGL, from the coding sequence ATGGCGCGCGCAATGAATCATAAACCCCGTCTGCTTTCAGAAGAGGCTTTGACAAAATACCGCATAGAGCTGTTGGTGAAGGGGACGGTCGTGATTGGCCCCCAGATATTGTTCACTCAGGATGAATTGGCCAAGATCGATCAGCTGCAGGCTGAGATTCCCGAAGAAGAAGTGAGGGAGGGAGATGCCGGCGACTCGCACAATGTTTTCGTCAAACGCGTGAGGATAGACCCGCCCGGCCGCGCGCCTAGCAACGCGAGTGGTGCAGCTCCAGGGCAGATCATGGAACTACTTGAAAGGAAAGACCGCAGCTTCGCGCTAAGAAAGATTTTGGGAGCCACGTCAGATTACGTGATTCGCCGATGCCAAATGCATCGGATGCCCCCTGGTTCCTTTGTTGGCATTCATCTGGATGCTGCGAGCGATCCGGATTTCGAGTACTCGGTGATTGTGCAGCTGGCGAGGGACTTCGAGGGCGGTGAGTTCGTGGTATATCCAAGCGGGTACGAACACCAAGTATACCGACCGCCCTTTGGCGCCGTGCTTGTCACCACATGTAGGGTCCAGCATGAGGTGAAGCCTGTGCTGACCGGCGAGCGACGATCGCTGGTCTACTTCTGTTCAAAACGCAGCGGCGCGAACCGCCGGATCATCGAAAGTTCTACCGCGGGCTTATGA
- the nifA gene encoding nif-specific transcriptional activator NifA: protein MLDIPSSRERPASQPEPEGKLSGEPLRESALTGIFEISKILTAPCRLEVTLANVVGLLQSFVQMRHGIVSLFDEDGMPDITVGAGWNEGSDERYRMRLPRNAIDQIIATDRPLVAENVVAEPVFSAADREVLGASDNMPVSFIGVPIRIDRKVVGTLTVDRIRDDRSSLPLEYDARLLAMIANLVGQTVKLHRLFACDRERLMAEKDRLQKEVLELRQPSRERKKLHAHGIIGDSPALRGLLEKIAVVARSNSTVLLRGESGTGKELVAKAIHESSSRAKRPFVKLNCAALPETVLESELFGHEKGAFTGAFSSRKGRFELADKGTLFLDEIGEISAPFQAKLLRVLQEQEFERVGSNQTIKVDVRVIAATNRNLEEAVARSEFRADLYYRISVVPLLLPPLRERRSDIPPLAREFLRNFNNENGRTLTLEASAIDVLMNCGFPGNVRELENCIERTATLCAGSSIVRSDFACCHGQCLSAMLWKSTPDERKEQPAPMPPVPAKAIIPLAEATQPVQSVDGELASLGPPGTVLVSGAKMADRERVIAAMEKSGWVQAKAARLLGLTPRQIGYALRKYGIEIKRF, encoded by the coding sequence ATGCTGGATATCCCTTCCTCACGCGAAAGACCTGCCTCGCAACCTGAACCGGAGGGTAAGCTCTCGGGGGAGCCGTTGCGTGAGAGCGCGCTCACCGGCATCTTCGAAATATCGAAAATTCTTACCGCTCCTTGTCGGCTCGAAGTCACGTTGGCCAACGTTGTTGGTCTTTTGCAATCGTTTGTGCAGATGCGACACGGCATCGTCTCACTGTTCGACGAGGACGGCATGCCGGACATTACAGTGGGCGCCGGCTGGAACGAAGGCAGCGACGAACGTTACCGGATGCGACTGCCGCGGAACGCAATCGACCAGATCATCGCGACCGACAGGCCTCTTGTCGCCGAGAACGTGGTCGCCGAGCCGGTATTCAGCGCTGCCGACCGGGAAGTGCTCGGCGCCTCCGATAATATGCCAGTGTCGTTCATCGGGGTTCCCATTCGCATCGATCGGAAGGTCGTGGGTACGCTGACGGTCGACCGCATCCGGGACGATAGGTCGAGTCTCCCGCTCGAGTACGATGCGCGACTGCTCGCCATGATCGCCAACCTGGTGGGACAAACAGTGAAGTTACACCGCTTGTTCGCCTGCGACCGCGAACGACTGATGGCGGAGAAGGACCGGCTACAAAAGGAAGTATTAGAGCTCAGGCAACCCTCTCGGGAGCGCAAGAAGCTGCACGCCCATGGGATCATTGGCGATAGTCCGGCGCTGCGCGGGCTGCTCGAGAAGATTGCGGTTGTAGCCAGATCGAACAGCACAGTTCTGCTGCGTGGCGAATCCGGCACCGGAAAGGAACTCGTTGCCAAGGCCATTCACGAATCATCGTCCCGCGCCAAGCGCCCGTTCGTTAAGCTGAATTGCGCGGCGCTTCCTGAGACCGTCCTGGAATCCGAATTATTTGGTCATGAGAAAGGCGCCTTTACCGGTGCGTTCAGCTCGCGCAAGGGACGCTTCGAACTTGCTGACAAAGGAACGCTTTTTCTTGACGAGATCGGCGAGATCTCAGCTCCGTTCCAGGCGAAGTTGCTGCGCGTTTTGCAAGAGCAAGAGTTCGAGCGCGTCGGCAGCAACCAGACTATTAAGGTCGATGTTCGAGTGATAGCTGCGACCAACAGGAACCTTGAAGAGGCTGTCGCCAGGAGCGAGTTCCGGGCGGACCTTTACTATCGCATCAGCGTAGTTCCCTTACTGTTGCCACCGCTACGCGAAAGACGCAGTGATATTCCTCCGCTTGCCAGGGAGTTCCTCAGAAATTTCAATAACGAGAACGGTCGTACTCTGACGTTGGAGGCGAGTGCGATCGATGTACTGATGAACTGCGGCTTTCCGGGAAATGTCCGCGAACTCGAAAACTGCATCGAGCGGACAGCGACGCTGTGCGCCGGATCATCGATCGTGAGAAGTGACTTTGCATGCTGCCACGGCCAGTGCCTTTCCGCGATGCTGTGGAAAAGCACGCCGGACGAGAGAAAAGAGCAGCCCGCACCCATGCCGCCGGTGCCGGCAAAGGCCATCATTCCGCTAGCTGAAGCGACCCAGCCGGTCCAGTCTGTCGACGGCGAACTGGCCTCACTGGGGCCTCCCGGCACAGTTCTCGTTAGTGGCGCGAAGATGGCCGATCGCGAACGGGTCATTGCGGCCATGGAAAAATCTGGCTGGGTGCAGGCAAAAGCAGCGCGCCTGCTCGGACTAACGCCGCGCCAGATCGGCTACGCGCTGAGGAAATATGGAATCGAGATAAAGCGGTTCTGA